TGGACTTTCTCGAACGCCTCATCGAGAGTCGGGAAGCGGAGTTCAGCCCTCGCGAAGACGTCGACGCCCGGACGCGACTGGAGCGGCTGCTCGAGGGGATCGCCGCCTCCGAGATGAGCGACGCGGACCGCGGGTTCTCGCGGGCGCTGGTCGAACTCCGGGCCCAGGCGGCCCACGACGAGGACTACCGCGAACACTTCACGCGGAGCGATCAGTTCTTCCGCGAGTGGATCGCCGACATCGTCCGGGACGGGATCGAGGACGGCGTCTTCCGTGAGGTCGACCCCGAGCAGGTGGCAGCGACGATCCACGTGCTCGCGGGCGGGATCCTGACCGAGCGCGTCACCAGCGACGACCCGCAGGTCGAGGCTGTCCGCGCGGAACTGGACGCCTACGTCCAGGCGCGGTTGCTGGCGGAGTGATCCGACGTGGGAAACTAAGTGTCGATCGAACGACGGTCCCAGTATGACCGACGATCCGCCGTCCGTCCCGGTTCTCGACGCGGGAGGGGCGACGATCCCGAAACTCGGACTCGGGACGTGGCAGAACACGGGCGAGCAGTGCGCCGAGACCGTCGAGAAAGCCCTCGAACTCGGCTATCGCCACGTCGACACGGCCCAGGCTTACGACAACGAGCGGCAGGTCGGGGCGGGGCTCGCCGCGGCCGACGTCGACCGCGAGGACGTCTTTCTGACGACGAAGGTGTGGCGGTCGAACCTCCGGGACGCGGACGTCCGCGAGTCGGTCCGGGAGAGTCTCGACACCCTCGGCACTGACTACGTCGACCTGCTGTTGATCCACTGGCCTCATCCCCGGGTGCCGGTCGAAGAGACCCTCAAGGCCATGGCAGACCTGCAGGGCGACGGGCTGGTCTCCCATCTCGGTGTCTCCAACTTCACGACCGCGCAGCTCCGGGAGGCCAGAGCAGTCGTCGACAGTCCGATCGTGACGAACCAGGTGCTGTACAACGCGGTCAAGGATCAGTCGAAGCTCCTGTCGTACTGCAGAGAACACGACGTCGCGCTCTCGGCGTACAGTCCGCTGGCGCACGGCGACCTCATACGGGACGAGATGCTCGCTTCGATCGGCGAGGCCTACGACAAGAGTGCGCCACAGGTCGCGCTCCGATGGCTCGTCCAGCAAGACGGGGTCGTAGCGATCCCGAAAGCGACGAGTCGTGAACACATCGCGTCGAACCTCGCCGTCTTCGACTTCGAGTTGACCGACGAAGAGATGCGACGAATCCGGGACCGAACGCCGGGACTGGGGCGGCGGTTGCGGAACCGACTGCCGTCGGTGATGCGGCGGCTGCCACTCTAGATCGTGGTGATACTGGAGTCGGAGATGGCCGCCACCAATTCCGGCGGCGGTAGCTCTTTAGTCGCCGCCGCCCCACACGCGGGCATGGACCCGGATCTCTCGCAACTCGACGAGCGACTCGCCGACCACGACGTCGACGGCTATCTGATCGACGCCGCCTCCGAGGACGCCGACCAGTACTATCTCTCGGGGTTCGACGCGCCCGACCCCTTCCTGACGCTGTACGACGGCTCGGTCCGGCTGCTGTTCACCCGCAGTCTGGAGTTCGGCCGCGCGAAGCGTGAGAGCCACGCCAAGACCGTCGAACGACTCACCGACTACGGCTACGACGACCTGCTCGACAGCTACGACCCGGCCGAGGCGGTCGTCCGCGGTCGCGCCGCCTTCCTGGACGCCTACGACGTCGAGAGCGTGGCTGCCCCACCCCGGTTTCCCCTCCAGACCGCCGACGGTCTCCGCGAACAGGGTGTCGACGTGGTGGTCGACGATAGCGAGACTGTCACGGAGATCCGCGCGAGCAAGACTGACGAAGAGATCGAACACGTCCGGGCGGCCCAGGAGGCCAACGAAGCCGCGATGCAGGCTGCCGAGGACCTGCTCCGGCGGGCGGACGCCGACGGTGACCGCCTCGTCGTCGACGGCGAGGTCCTGACCAGCGAGTGGGTCAAAGAGACCATCGAGGTCACGTTGCTGCGCCACGGCTGTGCGCTCGACGAGACGATCGTCGCCTGCGGAGCCGACGCCGCCGATCCCCACGACCGCGGGAGCGGCCCCCTCGAGCCCGACGAGCCGATCATCGTCGACATCTTCCCGCGGGACAAGGCCACGAAGTACCACGCCGACATGACCCGTACCTTCTGCGCGGGCGAGCCCGACCCCGAAGTTCGGGAGTGGTACGACCTGACCGAACGCGCCTACCGCGCAGCGCTGGACGCCGTCGAGCCGGGGGCCACAGGCAAGGACGTCCACGACGCAGCGTGTGACGTCTACGAGGACGCCGGCCTCCCGACCCTGCGCAACGATCCCAGTACCGAGACGGGATTCATCCACTCGACCGGCCACGGCGTCGGGCTGGACGTCCACGAACTGCCTCGGATCGCGCCCGACGGCGGCGAACTGGAACCGGGTCACGTCATCACGATCGAACCCGGCCTCTACGACCCTGACGTGGGCGGTGTCCGCATCGAAGACCTCGTCGTCGTCACCGAGGACGGCCACGAGAACCTCACCGACTACCCCGTCTCGCTCGTCGTCGAATAGTGTGAGTCTCGGGCGTGTGCCACCCACCACGAACATCAGGAACAACCATTACATTTATTGTCTGGGGGGTTATCTGGGGTAGATACGATGCAGCCACTCCTCGTACGTGGTGCACGCTCCTTCTGAACGGCTAGCATCGTCGCCGAACCGATTGCGTTCCACCACGTCCCAATGAGTACGAATCCGACAATGACCCAGTATCGCGCCGAAACCACACCCGCGGACCCGACGCCCGAACCGGAGCCCCCGATGCGACGGAGTCCGGTCTCGCGGACGGCCCCGCGGACGTTCGAACCCACGAACACGGGCACGCTCCCGCCGATGTTCGAGACGGAGGCCGAGCAGCAGGATCGGTAAGTGACTCCTGCCTAGCTGTTACTCGACACGAAGCCACGACTGGCCAGCGACTCACCAGCCCACTCGCCGACGAGCGCGAGCAGTGCTCCGACGATTCCGAACAGTGCGACAGACATGACTATCACGACGCCGGTCAGCACGGCGGGCACGGCCCAGTGCTCAGCGGCCGTCCAGAATTCCGGGTACGCTTCGTACAGCCCCGCGATGATTGGGCCGAGCGATCCCACGAAACCAGCTCGGCGACCGGCGAGGGCGACGGTCGCCGCCCGGTCGCTGTAGGCGTACCCGACCAACAGACAGCCCACGAGAAACGGGATACCAGTGATCTCGGCAGTCGTACTCGATACCGGCCCGACCGAGAAGAAGACGGTCAGCGGGACTGTCACGAGACCGACGACTGTCGCCACCCGGAGTCGATCGTCCGTGAGCCACTCCCGGATCGATGGCCACATCCTATTTTGTGATCTCCATATCGAGTATTAAAACATGTGATTCGCTCAGTCTCGTAGTTCGTGACACAACGCCTATCCCGTCCGCGGGCCTGCTGTCGGGTATGACCGACTACACCACCGTTTCCATCCCGAAAGACCTGGCCGACCGCGTCGAAGAGACCATCGAGGGCACGAGCTTTTCGAGTACGAGCGACCTCGTTCGATTCCTGCTGCGGAGCATCGTCGTCCAGCACCAGCGCGAGGGCGAACTCACCGAAGCGCAGTTCGCCGAGATCACCGAGCAACTGCAGGACCTGGGATACCTGGAGTAGTCAGTCTGAACCCTCAAAGCAGTTCTTCCGGTGGTTCGATGTCCAGCACTTCGAGCGTCAGCCGTCTCCCGCTGCGGTCGAACGCCGCCAGCGACTCGCGATCCCACGGCGGGATCGCGACGAACACGACCGCGTGGAGGTCGTCGGTCTTCGACACGTCGAGGTTGCCGTTCGGGTGGGAGACGAACCGGCCCTTGGTCTGGCCAGCGGGCGTCCCGAGATCCATCCCGAAGACGGCGTTGACCGACCCGCCCGCCTCGGGCACGTAGAAGTGGGTGAACACGGGCGTCTTTTCTGGGAGGTCGGTGACGTCGAGTTCACCGGCGGGCGTAACCGCGAGCGAGACCGTCACCGACTGTGGCTCGCGCTCGCGGGCATGGTCGAGGAGGTACTCGACCAGTCCTGCCGTGGCGTAGCACTGCTTGGTCATCCGAACAGCATCGACCGGACCGTCTTAGCGTAGAGTCGCGGCGTCCGCCGGCGCGCCCCCGAGAACGCGGTCCGGATGGCTTCGCCTGCGTCCTCGTGGATCCCCGCACCGTGCCCCACGAGCACTCGCTCGGGGTCGAACCGTCGGAGCCGTTTCGGCGGTTTCAGCCGCAGGGCCGGGTGGACGCCGATCCGCTCCTCGCCGACCAGAAAGTACTCCGCGGTGCCGAGGGCCTCGGGGACCAGAAGCGTGTCGTCGTGCTCGCCGTACATGATCGCCTCCTTCCAGAACGCGTTGTCGATCAGCTCGTGGACACCGAAGCCCGACTCGCCGAGATCGGTGTAGACCCGCTCGACCGGGGCGTCCAGTTCCTGGGCGACCGCGTCCATGAAGTCGGGGACGTACACCGAGACGTCGTGTCGGGTCGCGATCGCGGCCGCGTCGCGCTTGTGCCTGTCGAGCAGGACGACAACCCCTGCGACCTCGCCGTACTCGGCGAGCAGTTCGTCCAGCCCCGCGGCATCGACGGGATCGACGACCCAGACGCCGCCGTTCTCGCCGACGACGGCGTGGCTCGCCCGCTGCATGTCCTCGTCGGGATAGGCGATCCAGCCCACTCCGCCATCGTAGCGGTCGATCTCCCGCAAAGACGCCTCGCCCGACCCTTTCATTGGCATACCTCGATCAAGGGCCGCGAGTGGTTTAAACGCCCGGACGTCGCGACCGATTAAATAAAGGATATGCCCAGAGTATGGCTCGAATATGCCCAAGATAAGCGTCGAAGTCCCACAGGAGTTGCTGGACGACCTCGACAGTCACGTCGGCGAAGAGGGGAAGTTCGTCAACCGCAGCGAGGCCATCCGCGCCTCCATCCGGAAGACGCTGGACGCGCTCGACGAAATCGACGCCCGCCACGACAGACTCGACGATGAGTACGAGTAACCACCGCCTGGCCGTCGGACAGGTCGCGCTGCTTTCGCTGTTCGTGACGGCGCTGGTGACCGCACAGGTGACCGCCTCGAAGGTCCTGGCGTTCGACCTGCCGCTGTCGGTTCCGATCGCCGGCGAGACGCTGTTCCTGCCGGGCGCGGCGCTGGCGTACGCGCTGACGTTCTTCGCGTCGGACTGTTACGCCGAACTGTACGGCCGCCGCGCCGCCCAGGTCATGGTCAACGTCGCCTTCGTGATGAACTTCGTCCTGCTTGCGCTGGTCTGGAGTACGATCTACGCGCCGATCGCGCCACCGTTCGTCACCGAGGTCGGCCAGGCTGAATTCACGAACGTGCTGGGCGCGTCGACCGGCATCGTCGTCGGCAGTCTCGCCGCCTATCTCGTCAGCCAGAACTGGGACGTGATCGTCTTCCACTGGATCCGCGACGCGACCGACGGCGAGTACCTCTGGCTGCGCAACATCGGCTCGACCGCCACGAGCCAACTGCTGGACACGGTGATCTTCATCACCGTCGGGTTCGTCGCCTTTCAGGGAGCATCGCTCGATACCGCGCTCCAGTTGATCGTCGGCCAGTACCTCCTCAAACTGCTGATCGCGCTCGTGGACACGCCGTTCGTCTATCTCGTCGTCGGGTTGGTCCGCTCGCACGAACGTGACGGACAGACGCTGTCGTTTGGCGGCTGAGGGCTCTGCTCTGTGCTCCAGAATCGTTCATCCGTTCGTCTGAGCCTCTTTCCCCGAGAAAACGTGCGGTAGTCGTCCTGCTCTACGCCTCTGCCTCAGCCACCGGCACGACCGCAATCTCGCGACCACTTTTTACTGCGTCGGATTCGCTCACCACGTTCGCGCACCGCACCTTGCAAAAACGTGGGGAAAAACACCTCGACCTCACTGCCTCACGGCTCCGCCGTTCGGCCATCCCGAGGCCGCTGACGCGGCCTCGCACCGCTCGGTCGAGCGAAACGGCGCTCGCTCCAGTCGCGCCGTATGCTGGTCCTCTACTTACGCCTCTGCTTCAGCCACTGGAACCACCGCAATCTCCATCTCGATCCCTTCGACCTCCCAGGTCTTGCGGTGGCCATCCGCAACCTCGCCGAGGACGTCCGCACGGACCTCCTCTTTGACGAGGTCTTCGTGCTGGCTCACGAGGTCGGCAACGCGCTCGTCGCTGACGTCCAGTTCGACGCGGATGCGTGCTTCGAGATCGAGTTCGAGGTCCTTGCGCATCTCCTGGACGCGCCGGATGACCTCCCGAGCGTAGCCCTCGCTCTCGATATCCTCGGTCAGCGTCGTATCGACGTAGACGACGCCCTCACCGTCGAGTGCCTGGAACCCGGTTCCGGCGACGCCCTCGGGGAGCTGCCGGACGAACTCGACCATCTCTTCGTCGAGGTCGACGCCCCGTCCGAGTTCCTCGGCGACGGCGCTTTCCAGCGCCGCGACCGAGGGCTCGGCGATCCGGGCCTCGTTGCAGGCCTGCATGATCTCCTGGGCGTCGCCGCCGAAGGCTGGCCCGAGCTTGCTCATGTCAGCCTCGGCGCTGTAGGTGAGTTCTCCCCAGTCGGCGTCGGGCCCGACGACCTCGATCTTCCGGGCGTTGAGGCGGTCGGCGATCAGGTCGGCGCGGAGTTCGATCGTCCCTGGCAGGTCGCCAGTCTCGTCGTTTTCGACGTCGACGACGACGCGCTTGACGGGCCAGCGAAGTTTCCGCTCGGCCTGCTGGCGGGCGTTCGAGCCGGCCTCCTCGACGGCGCGAACGACCTCGATGTCGTCTTCGAGGCCTGCGTCCTGCCAGTCGGCCTCGCGCTCTGGGAAGTCACACATGTGGACCGTCGGATGACCTGACTCTCCTGTGAGGTGCTGGTAGATCTGCTCGCTGACGAACGGCGCGTACGGCGCGAGCAGCGCGACGACCTCTTCGAGCACCTGATACAGGGTCGCGTAGGCGGCCAGCTTGCTCGGACTGTCCTCTTCTTCCCACATGCGCTCCCGTACCTCCTGGATGTAGAACCGGGAGACGTCCTCGACCACGAAGTCGAGGAGGGCGTGCAGTCCCTTGTCGTGCTCGAAGTCCTCGAAGGCGTCGTCCATCTCGGCCTTCACGGTCTGCAGGCGCGACAGGAGCCACTCGTCGATGAGTTCCAGATCATCATCGACCTCGTCGACTGTGGTCGCCTCGGGATCGAATCCGTCCGCCCGCATATATGGGAGCGGGAAGCGGAAGACGTTCCAGAGGATGTTGAGTCGACGCTGCATCTCGGCGGTCTCGTCCCAGGAGAAGCGCATGTCCTCGCCCTGCGCGGTGACGGAGAGCAGGAACAGCCGCATCGGGTCCCGGCCGTGGTTGTCGATGACCTCGTGGGGGTCGACGAGGATGCCCTTGGACTTGGACATCCCGCGGCCGTCGGGCATGTTGGCGTAGCCGTGCATCAGCACCTGCTCGTAGGGGATCTCACCGACCGACGCGCCACCCATCCCGAGCTGGGACCAGAACCAGCCGCGGGTCTGGTCGTGGGCCTCGATGATGAGGTCGGCCGGCCACAGCTCCTCGAAGGCCTCGCTCTGCTCGGGATAGTCGAGGGTGCCCCAGGTCGCGACCGACGAGTCGAGCCACACGTCGAAGACGTCGCCGACGCGGCTGTAGGTGCGGCCGTCCTCGGTGATCGTCAGTTCGTCGACGGTGTCCTTGTGCAGGTCCACCGTATCGGGGTCGATCTCCTGATCGACGCGCTCTGCCAGTTCCTCGCGGTCGCCGACCACGATCGCGTCGCTCATCTCCCCAGACCAATCTTCAGGAGTCCAGATGGGGATCGGGATCCCCCAGTAGCGCTGCCGGGAGACGTTCCAGTCGGGAGCCTCCTCGACGAAGTCTCTGAACCGGTTGTCCCGGGCCCACTCCGGATGCCACTCCGAATCCTCGATCAGATCGAGCAGTTCGTCCTTGATGTCGGTGATCGTGATGAACCACTGGTCGGTGACGATCCGGACGATGTCCGTATCGCAGCGCCAGCACTGCCCCTCGCGGACGGTGTGACCCGACTCGCTCGACAGGAGGTGCCCATTTGAATCGAGGTCGGCGATGATCTCCTCGTTGGCGTCCCGAACGAACGTACCGGCGTACTTGCCCGCCGATTTCTCGTAGGTGCCGTTCGGCCCCACGGGACAGAAGATCTCCAGGCCGAGTTCCTGGCCGCGCTCGAAGTCCTCCTCACCGTGGCCGGGCGCGGAGTGGACCAGCCCTGTGCGGTCGGCTTCGACGTACTCTGCAGTGTAGACCTGGCCCGAGCCCTCGCCCTGGGCGTGGTCGGGCACTTCCTCGGCCAGCGGATGGTCGTACTCCCAGCCGACGAGGTCCTCTCCCGAGAGCTCTTCGACGACCTCGTAGTCCTCGTAGTGACCGTGCTTGAGGACCTCCTCGACGACGGCCTCGGCGACGTAGAGGCGTTCGGTCTCTCCATCCCTGGTAGCATCCACACCGACGTACCCCAGATCGCCGTCGACGGCGACGAAGGTGTTCGCGACGATTGTCCACGGGGTCGTGGTCCAGATGACGAGGTTCCCCTCTCGATCGCTCAGGGGGAATTTGACGTAGATCGAGGGCTTGCCGACGTCGTGGTACTCGACCTCGTTGTTGGCGATGGCGGTCTCACACCGGGGACACTGATTGATCGAGCGTTTGCCCTGCTCGACCAGGCCGCGCTCGTGGGCGTTCTGGAAGCCCCACCAGGCGGCCTCCATGTACTCGGGGTTCACCGTTTTGTAGGGATCGTCCCAGTCCATCCAGACGCCGAAGTCCTGAAAGTCGCTCTGTAGACCTTCGAGTTGTTCCTCGGCGTAGGCCTTGCACTCGTCGATGAAGTTCTGCTCGCCGAACTCCTCGATGTCTTTCTTGTTCTGGAAGTCCAGGCGTTCCTCGACGCGCGTCTCGATCGGCAGGCCGTGCATGTCGTAGCCGGGCCGATCAGTCACGTCGTAGCCCTGCATGCGGAGATAGCGAATGTAGATGTCCTTCAGCGTCTTGTTCCAGGTCGTCCCCATGTGGGCGGCCCCGGAAGTGTAGGGCGGCCCGTCGACGAAGAAGAAGTCCTCGCCGTCGGCGCGGTGCTCCACGGTCTTCTCGTAGGCGTCGACCTCGTCCCAGTACTCGAAGACCCGCTCCTCGACGGCTTCGGGGTCGTACTGGTCGTCGACGTCGGCGAATCGCTCCATACCAGAATCCATCCGCGCCGGGATTAAAGGACAATCGGTTGTGTGCCACTCGTTGCTAGGGAGACTCGATCCCAGTCACGTCGAAGCGAGCGCCGCCCGCGT
The Halapricum salinum genome window above contains:
- a CDS encoding TetR/AcrR family transcriptional regulator; amino-acid sequence: MPAGNPFPEEPSDTQTAIMKATFDALVAYGYAGLTIDRIGEFFPKSKSLLYHHYEGKDDLLLDFLERLIESREAEFSPREDVDARTRLERLLEGIAASEMSDADRGFSRALVELRAQAAHDEDYREHFTRSDQFFREWIADIVRDGIEDGVFREVDPEQVAATIHVLAGGILTERVTSDDPQVEAVRAELDAYVQARLLAE
- a CDS encoding aldo/keto reductase yields the protein MTDDPPSVPVLDAGGATIPKLGLGTWQNTGEQCAETVEKALELGYRHVDTAQAYDNERQVGAGLAAADVDREDVFLTTKVWRSNLRDADVRESVRESLDTLGTDYVDLLLIHWPHPRVPVEETLKAMADLQGDGLVSHLGVSNFTTAQLREARAVVDSPIVTNQVLYNAVKDQSKLLSYCREHDVALSAYSPLAHGDLIRDEMLASIGEAYDKSAPQVALRWLVQQDGVVAIPKATSREHIASNLAVFDFELTDEEMRRIRDRTPGLGRRLRNRLPSVMRRLPL
- a CDS encoding M24 family metallopeptidase; the protein is MDPDLSQLDERLADHDVDGYLIDAASEDADQYYLSGFDAPDPFLTLYDGSVRLLFTRSLEFGRAKRESHAKTVERLTDYGYDDLLDSYDPAEAVVRGRAAFLDAYDVESVAAPPRFPLQTADGLREQGVDVVVDDSETVTEIRASKTDEEIEHVRAAQEANEAAMQAAEDLLRRADADGDRLVVDGEVLTSEWVKETIEVTLLRHGCALDETIVACGADAADPHDRGSGPLEPDEPIIVDIFPRDKATKYHADMTRTFCAGEPDPEVREWYDLTERAYRAALDAVEPGATGKDVHDAACDVYEDAGLPTLRNDPSTETGFIHSTGHGVGLDVHELPRIAPDGGELEPGHVITIEPGLYDPDVGGVRIEDLVVVTEDGHENLTDYPVSLVVE
- a CDS encoding DUF5518 domain-containing protein — translated: MWPSIREWLTDDRLRVATVVGLVTVPLTVFFSVGPVSSTTAEITGIPFLVGCLLVGYAYSDRAATVALAGRRAGFVGSLGPIIAGLYEAYPEFWTAAEHWAVPAVLTGVVIVMSVALFGIVGALLALVGEWAGESLASRGFVSSNS
- a CDS encoding ribbon-helix-helix domain-containing protein translates to MTDYTTVSIPKDLADRVEETIEGTSFSSTSDLVRFLLRSIVVQHQREGELTEAQFAEITEQLQDLGYLE
- a CDS encoding MPN domain-containing protein, which translates into the protein MTKQCYATAGLVEYLLDHAREREPQSVTVSLAVTPAGELDVTDLPEKTPVFTHFYVPEAGGSVNAVFGMDLGTPAGQTKGRFVSHPNGNLDVSKTDDLHAVVFVAIPPWDRESLAAFDRSGRRLTLEVLDIEPPEELL
- a CDS encoding ribbon-helix-helix domain-containing protein, whose amino-acid sequence is MPKISVEVPQELLDDLDSHVGEEGKFVNRSEAIRASIRKTLDALDEIDARHDRLDDEYE
- a CDS encoding queuosine precursor transporter, with the translated sequence MSTSNHRLAVGQVALLSLFVTALVTAQVTASKVLAFDLPLSVPIAGETLFLPGAALAYALTFFASDCYAELYGRRAAQVMVNVAFVMNFVLLALVWSTIYAPIAPPFVTEVGQAEFTNVLGASTGIVVGSLAAYLVSQNWDVIVFHWIRDATDGEYLWLRNIGSTATSQLLDTVIFITVGFVAFQGASLDTALQLIVGQYLLKLLIALVDTPFVYLVVGLVRSHERDGQTLSFGG
- the ileS gene encoding isoleucine--tRNA ligase — translated: MERFADVDDQYDPEAVEERVFEYWDEVDAYEKTVEHRADGEDFFFVDGPPYTSGAAHMGTTWNKTLKDIYIRYLRMQGYDVTDRPGYDMHGLPIETRVEERLDFQNKKDIEEFGEQNFIDECKAYAEEQLEGLQSDFQDFGVWMDWDDPYKTVNPEYMEAAWWGFQNAHERGLVEQGKRSINQCPRCETAIANNEVEYHDVGKPSIYVKFPLSDREGNLVIWTTTPWTIVANTFVAVDGDLGYVGVDATRDGETERLYVAEAVVEEVLKHGHYEDYEVVEELSGEDLVGWEYDHPLAEEVPDHAQGEGSGQVYTAEYVEADRTGLVHSAPGHGEEDFERGQELGLEIFCPVGPNGTYEKSAGKYAGTFVRDANEEIIADLDSNGHLLSSESGHTVREGQCWRCDTDIVRIVTDQWFITITDIKDELLDLIEDSEWHPEWARDNRFRDFVEEAPDWNVSRQRYWGIPIPIWTPEDWSGEMSDAIVVGDREELAERVDQEIDPDTVDLHKDTVDELTITEDGRTYSRVGDVFDVWLDSSVATWGTLDYPEQSEAFEELWPADLIIEAHDQTRGWFWSQLGMGGASVGEIPYEQVLMHGYANMPDGRGMSKSKGILVDPHEVIDNHGRDPMRLFLLSVTAQGEDMRFSWDETAEMQRRLNILWNVFRFPLPYMRADGFDPEATTVDEVDDDLELIDEWLLSRLQTVKAEMDDAFEDFEHDKGLHALLDFVVEDVSRFYIQEVRERMWEEEDSPSKLAAYATLYQVLEEVVALLAPYAPFVSEQIYQHLTGESGHPTVHMCDFPEREADWQDAGLEDDIEVVRAVEEAGSNARQQAERKLRWPVKRVVVDVENDETGDLPGTIELRADLIADRLNARKIEVVGPDADWGELTYSAEADMSKLGPAFGGDAQEIMQACNEARIAEPSVAALESAVAEELGRGVDLDEEMVEFVRQLPEGVAGTGFQALDGEGVVYVDTTLTEDIESEGYAREVIRRVQEMRKDLELDLEARIRVELDVSDERVADLVSQHEDLVKEEVRADVLGEVADGHRKTWEVEGIEMEIAVVPVAEAEA